The region GCGCATCCACCACCAGCACCTGACGGATCTTCGGCATCGCATTCAGCGCAATCGAGCCCAGCACCTCCGTCGCAATCGGCACATCGCGCCAACAAAGAATATGCAGATCATGGGAAGCCAGGCAGCGCTCCAGCACAGCCTCAGCATTCGTCTCGTCATTGGGAATAAACATCACGCCCACACCCAGCAGGCGCTCCGCCGCAAGCTCCACGCCCGCCGCCTTCAGCAGCATCGCACGCGGCACCGCGGTCATCAGCCCCACGCCATCGCTGCTCTTGCCATCGGCCGCAGTCGCCCCACGGTGCGCCAGCCTGGCCAGCGCAGTCAGCGCCTGTTTCAGAATCGTATGAGAGGCAACACCATCGATCGTCGCAACAAAACCCACACCGCACGAGTCAATATCGAAACGTGAATCCAGCAGTGAAGCCGCACCAGCGGCAATCTTGCCCATCTCGCCAACCTGGCGAGCCGCATTTACCTGAAACTGTCCCATAACTCACTATACTCGGACACACATCCACTCGGGAGTGTGCCTCGCCTTCCTGAATTGGCTTCTCCGTCCAACCGCACAGGACGAGAACGCTTGACATAACGGTTATGTATATTTATACATAAGAATGTATTTTTATTCACTAACTGATTTTGGAGCAGCCACCAACCGGGTGCCCCATGTCTCGCTTCTGAGACATGGGTTTCCACCAATCCTCAAAAGCAAGAACCCATGAAACAACAACGCCACAATGCAATCCGCCAGATCCTCGATCGCACTGCCATTGCGAATCAAGACGATCTGCGCCGCGCTTTAGCCGCACAAGGCCACAACGTCACGCAGGCGACACTCTCCCGCGACGTCCGCGAGCTCAAGCTCTCCAAAGGTCCGAACGGCTACTCCATCGCATCGAATGCAGCAGAAGACGCCGACGAAGGTCCCGGCATCCGCGAGGTCATGAAGGGCTTCGGCCTTGAAGTCCGCCAGGCTCTCAACCAGCTCGTCGTCATCGCCGTCACCGGCGGAGCCCAGCCCATCGCGGCCGGAGTCGACTACGAAGACTGGCCTGAAGTC is a window of Granulicella tundricola MP5ACTX9 DNA encoding:
- a CDS encoding arginine repressor, whose protein sequence is MKQQRHNAIRQILDRTAIANQDDLRRALAAQGHNVTQATLSRDVRELKLSKGPNGYSIASNAAEDADEGPGIREVMKGFGLEVRQALNQLVVIAVTGGAQPIAAGVDYEDWPEVVGTIAGDDTVLIICPDDKQAKTLKKRIESYLG